A portion of the Haemorhous mexicanus isolate bHaeMex1 chromosome 3, bHaeMex1.pri, whole genome shotgun sequence genome contains these proteins:
- the SNX17 gene encoding sorting nexin-17 — MHFSIPETETRAGDGGAAAYVAYNIHVNGVLHCRVRYSQLLGLHEQLRKEYGANVVPAFPPKKIFTLTPAEVEQRREQLEKYMQAVRQDPTLGGSETFNSFLRKAQQETQQIPTEEVVLEVLLSNGQKVKVTILTSDQTEDVLEAVASKLDLPDDLVGYFSLFLVRETKDGAFSFVRKLQEFELPYVSVTSLHNPEFQIILRKSYWDSAYDDDVMEHRVGLNLLYAQTVSDIEHGWILVNKEQHRQLKSLQEKVSKKEFIRLAQTLKYYGYLKFDPCVTDFPEKGCHVVVSAGNNELNFQVRLPNEQIKEGSFKVTRMRCWRVTSSVPMNNGPSGSSPGKSEVKLELAFEYLMSKDRLQWVTITSPQAIMLSICLQSMVDELMVKKSGGSIRKMFRRRVNGALRRSDSQQAVKSPPLLDSPDASWEPMAKLSSKLTSVSLRGISHSSSANDVAANDFHGNYAFEGIGDEDL, encoded by the exons ATGCACTTCTCCATTCCCGAGACCGAGACCCGCGCCGGGGACGGCGGCGCCGCCGCCTACGTG GCCTACAACATCCACGTGAACGGGGTGCTGCACTGCCGGGTGCGCTACAGCCAGCTCCTGGGCCTGCACGAGCAG TTGAGGAAGGAGTATGGCGCCAACGTGGTCCCAGCCTTTCCCCCAAAGAAGATCTTCACGCTCACCCCAGCAGAGGTAGAGCAGCGccgggagcagctggagaagtaCATGCAGGCTG TGCGGCAGGACCCGACGCTGGGCGGCAGCGAGACCTTCAACAGCTTCCTGCGCAAGGCCCAGCAG GAGACGCAGCAGATCCCCACAGAGGAGGtggtgctggaggtgctgctctCCAACGGGCAGAAGGTCAAGGTCACCATCCTTACGTCGGACCAGACAGAGGATGTCCTTGAG GCTGTGGCCTCCAAGCTGGATCTGCCAGATGACCTGGTTGGCTACTTCAGCCTCTTCCTAGTGAGAGAGACCAAGGATGGAGCTTTCTCCT TTGTGCGGAAGCTGCAGGAGTTTGAGCTGCCCTACGTGTCAGTGACCAGCCTGCACAACCCCGAGTTCCAGATCATCCTGCGCAAGAG CTACTGGGACTCGGCCTATGACGATGATGTGATGGAGCACCGTGTGGGGTTGAACTTGCTGTATGCACAG ACGGTGTCAGACATCGAACACGGATGGATCCTTGTCAACAAGGAACAGCACCGGCAGCTGAAGTCCCTGCAAGAAAAGGTCTCCAAGAAGGAG TTCATCCGCCTGGCGCAGACCCTCAAGTACTACGGCTATCTCAAGTTCGACCCCTGCGTCACCGACTTCCCCGAGAAGGGCTGCCACGTCGTCGTCAGCGCCGGCAACAACGAGCTCAACTTCCAGGTGCGGCTGCCCAACGAGCAGATCAAGGAGGGCAGCTTCAAGGTCACACGCATGCGGTGCTGGAGGGTCACATCCTCG GTGCCCATGAACAATGGCCCGTcggggagcagcccagggaagtCCGAGGTGAAGCTGGAGCTGGCTTTTGAGTACCTGATGAGCAAGGACCGGCTGCAGTGGGTCACCATCACCAGCCCACAG GCCATCATGCTGAGCATCTGCTTGCAGTCCATGGTGGATGAGCTGATGGTGAAAAAATCTGGAGGCAGCATCCGCAAG aTGTTTCGGCGGCGGGTGAACGGGGCCCTGCGGCGCTCGGACAGCCAGCAAGCTGTGAAGTCACCCCCACTGCTG GACTCACCTGATGCCTCCTGGGAGCCCATGGCCAAACTCTCG AGCAAGCTCACTTCTGTCAGCCTGCGTGGGATCAGCCACTCCAGCTCTGCAAACGACGTGGCTGCTAACGACTTCCACGGCAATTACGCCTTTGAGGGCATTGGCGATGAGGATCTGTAG
- the LOC132325681 gene encoding E3 ubiquitin-protein ligase RNF19B-like isoform X1 — protein sequence MEQPTRVPGPRRLLGCFRRKPQPVGEETPPQPEPEPEETRVVLAVGEGQALEECPLCLLPQPPEAFPSLASCSHRSCRGCLQQYLRLAVTESRVPVSCPHCPAALQPHDVHRLLPEPALRDKYEEFLLRRLLVADPGTRWCPAPDCSYAVLAHGCAECPRLTCGREGCGTEFCYHCRQPWHPEGPCAPVPPAPSLATPTAQLEEPAHAEAEDIKVCPRCSAFIMKINDGSCNRMNCTVCGCLFCWLCLQEISDVHFLSPSGCTFWGKRPWSRTRRILWQLGMVLGAPMVISLAAGVAVPVITIGIPIYMGRKVLGQSRRSSLSGCQQCLSVTSSVLLSLFVSPIITALTVGVGVPLVLTYVYGTVVLSLCRSRWGCRGGRTPGDLGVVELDNLAKLNELWAVLPSPRAAEDGAPDAAASLPSSSRSPRPAPPERDSQSASTVALAGSMLSEGQDTSDREGVTIEVEVSVEAVPRSARQQSLSSALSGQSLSGDSLGATSDRGSSVGVPVE from the exons ATGGAGCAGCCCACGCGTGtgcccgggccccgccgcctTCTGGGCTGCTTCAGGAGGAAGCCACAGCCCGTCGGGGAGGAGACACCACCACAACCGGAGCCGGAGCCCGAGGAGACACGGGTGGTGCTGGCGGTGGGCGAGGGTCAGGCGCTGGAGGagtgtcccctgtgcctgctgccgCAGCCCCCCGAggccttccccagcctggcctcctGCTCGCACCGCTCCTGCcggggctgcctgcagcagtaCCTGCGCCTGGCCGTCACCGAGAGCCGCGTGCCCGTGTCCTGCCCGCACTGCCCCGCCGCGCTCCAGCCCCACGACGTGCACCGGCTCCTCCCCGAGCCCGCCCTCCGCGACAAATACGAGGAGTTTCTGCTGCGGCGGCTGCTGGTGGCGGATCCTGGCACCCGCTGGTGCCCTGCACCTGACTGCAG CTACgctgtccttgcccatggctgTGCCGAGTGTCCCCGCCTCACCTGTGGCCGTGAGGGCTGTGGCACCGAGTTCTGCTACCACTGCcggcagccctggcaccccgAGGGCCCCTGTGCACCAGTGCCACCGGCCCCCAGCCTGGCCacccccacagcacagctggaggagccAGCCCACG CTGAGGCCGAGGACATCAAGGTCTGTCCTCGCTGCAGCGCCTTCATCATGAAGATCAACGATGGCAGCTGCAACCGCATGAACTGCACGGTCTGTGGCTGCCTcttctgctggctctgcctgcaggagaTCTCTGACGTGCACTTTCTGAG cccctctggctgCACCTTCTGGGGGAAGAGGCCGTGGTCCCGGACCCGGAGGATCCTGTGGCAGCTGGGCATGGTGCTGGGAGCACCCATGGTCATCTCCCTTGCTGCGGGTGTTGCTGTCCCTGTCATCACCATTGGGATCCCCATCTACATGGGCAGGAAG GTGCTGGGCCAGAGCCGGCGAAGCAGCCTCTCcgggtgccagcagtgcctctcTGTCACCAGCAGCGTCCTCCTGTCTCTCTTTGTGTCCCCTATCATAACAGCTCTCACTGTGG GTGTCGGCGTGCCCCTGGTGCTCACCTACGTGTACGGGACCGTGGTGCTGTCGCTGTGCCGGagccgctggggctgcaggggcggCCGCACGCCCGGCGACCTCGGCGTGGTGGAGCTGGACAACCTGGCCAAGC TGAACgagctgtgggcagtgctgcccagccccagggcggCTGAGGACGGAGCTCCGGACGCCGCcgcctccctccccagcagcagccgcagcccGCGCCCGGCGCCGCCAGAACGGGACAGCCAGTCAGCCAGCACGGTGGCCCTCGCTGGGAGCATGCTGAGTGAGGGCCAGGACACCTCTGACAG GGAAGGTGTCACCATCGAGGTGGAGGTGTCAGTGGAAGCGGTGCCACGTTCTGCCCGGCAGCAgagcctcagcagtgccctgtcTGGCCAGAGCCTCTCTGGGGACTCCCTGGGAGCCACCAGTGacaggggcagctctgtgggtgTCCCTGTGGAGTGA
- the LOC132325681 gene encoding E3 ubiquitin-protein ligase RNF19B-like isoform X2: MEQPTRVPGPRRLLGCFRRKPQPVGEETPPQPEPEPEETRVVLAVGEGQALEECPLCLLPQPPEAFPSLASCSHRSCRGCLQQYLRLAVTESRVPVSCPHCPAALQPHDVHRLLPEPALRDKYEEFLLRRLLVADPGTRWCPAPDCSYAVLAHGCAECPRLTCGREGCGTEFCYHCRQPWHPEGPCAPVPPAPSLATPTAQLEEPAHAEAEDIKVCPRCSAFIMKINDGSCNRMNCTVCGCLFCWLCLQEISDVHFLSPSGCTFWGKRPWSRTRRILWQLGMVLGAPMVISLAAGVAVPVITIGIPIYMGRKVLGQSRRSSLSGCQQCLSVTSSVLLSLFVSPIITALTVGVGVPLVLTYVYGTVVLSLCRSRWGCRGGRTPGDLGVVELDNLAKLNELWAVLPSPRAAEDGAPDAAASLPSSSRSPRPAPPERDSQSASTVALAGSMLSEGQDTSDRCHHRGGGVSGSGATFCPAAEPQQCPVWPEPLWGLPGSHQ, encoded by the exons ATGGAGCAGCCCACGCGTGtgcccgggccccgccgcctTCTGGGCTGCTTCAGGAGGAAGCCACAGCCCGTCGGGGAGGAGACACCACCACAACCGGAGCCGGAGCCCGAGGAGACACGGGTGGTGCTGGCGGTGGGCGAGGGTCAGGCGCTGGAGGagtgtcccctgtgcctgctgccgCAGCCCCCCGAggccttccccagcctggcctcctGCTCGCACCGCTCCTGCcggggctgcctgcagcagtaCCTGCGCCTGGCCGTCACCGAGAGCCGCGTGCCCGTGTCCTGCCCGCACTGCCCCGCCGCGCTCCAGCCCCACGACGTGCACCGGCTCCTCCCCGAGCCCGCCCTCCGCGACAAATACGAGGAGTTTCTGCTGCGGCGGCTGCTGGTGGCGGATCCTGGCACCCGCTGGTGCCCTGCACCTGACTGCAG CTACgctgtccttgcccatggctgTGCCGAGTGTCCCCGCCTCACCTGTGGCCGTGAGGGCTGTGGCACCGAGTTCTGCTACCACTGCcggcagccctggcaccccgAGGGCCCCTGTGCACCAGTGCCACCGGCCCCCAGCCTGGCCacccccacagcacagctggaggagccAGCCCACG CTGAGGCCGAGGACATCAAGGTCTGTCCTCGCTGCAGCGCCTTCATCATGAAGATCAACGATGGCAGCTGCAACCGCATGAACTGCACGGTCTGTGGCTGCCTcttctgctggctctgcctgcaggagaTCTCTGACGTGCACTTTCTGAG cccctctggctgCACCTTCTGGGGGAAGAGGCCGTGGTCCCGGACCCGGAGGATCCTGTGGCAGCTGGGCATGGTGCTGGGAGCACCCATGGTCATCTCCCTTGCTGCGGGTGTTGCTGTCCCTGTCATCACCATTGGGATCCCCATCTACATGGGCAGGAAG GTGCTGGGCCAGAGCCGGCGAAGCAGCCTCTCcgggtgccagcagtgcctctcTGTCACCAGCAGCGTCCTCCTGTCTCTCTTTGTGTCCCCTATCATAACAGCTCTCACTGTGG GTGTCGGCGTGCCCCTGGTGCTCACCTACGTGTACGGGACCGTGGTGCTGTCGCTGTGCCGGagccgctggggctgcaggggcggCCGCACGCCCGGCGACCTCGGCGTGGTGGAGCTGGACAACCTGGCCAAGC TGAACgagctgtgggcagtgctgcccagccccagggcggCTGAGGACGGAGCTCCGGACGCCGCcgcctccctccccagcagcagccgcagcccGCGCCCGGCGCCGCCAGAACGGGACAGCCAGTCAGCCAGCACGGTGGCCCTCGCTGGGAGCATGCTGAGTGAGGGCCAGGACACCTCTGACAG GTGTCACCATCGAGGTGGAGGTGTCAGTGGAAGCGGTGCCACGTTCTGCCCGGCAGCAgagcctcagcagtgccctgtcTGGCCAGAGCCTCTCTGGGGACTCCCTGGGAGCCACCAGTGa
- the ZNF513 gene encoding zinc finger protein 513 isoform X3 gives MPRRKQSHPQPVKDTLVGKIAIPAYALSDDDCSSGYQQLSVESDPEEGGEPGPAALPCRQCGLQLAASLGQSCLQCAGAEGGRSQRIVYSCQLCPFASHYSSHLKRHMKTHNGEKPFACPQCAYASAQLVNLTRHLRTHTGEKPYRCTCCSFACSSLGNLKRHERVHSQDKPFQCAACDYRCNQSRNLKRHMLSHRLPEGEGPHRRDKDPEPLLPELSLHVGSGSGPFLPGCARLRGEEAAALPELLFPFTCRMCGLVLDDGFAQDEGLAEQVCGRCSLAVLGTEPGASPRKGTGDKGFACSLCPFVTHYPNHLARHMKTHSGEKPFACPLCPYASAHLDNLKRHQRVHTGEKPYKCQLCDYACGNLANLKRHGRIHSGDKPFQCSLCSYSCNQSMNLKRHMLRHTGEKPFQCRDCSYTTGHWDNYKRHQKIHGHTAESWVNPRNAKALLAPPAVGTALP, from the exons ATGCCCCGGCGGAAGCAGAGCCACCCGCAGCCGGTGAAGG ACACACTGGTGGGGAAGATCGCTATTCCAGCGTACGCCCTGAGCGACGACGACTGCTCCTCCGGGTACCAGCAGCTGAGCGTGGAGAGTGACCCCGAGGAGGGGGGCGAGCCCGGCCCTGCCGCCCTGCCCTGCCGCCAGTGCgggctgcagctggctgccagcctgggccagagctgcctgcagtgcGCCGGCGCCGAGGGCGGCCGCAGCCAGCGCATCGTCTactcctgccagctctgccccttcGCCTCCCACTACTCCAGCCACCTCAAGCGCCACATGAAGACACACAACGGGGAGAAGCCTTTCGCCTGCCCGCAGTGTGCCTACGcctctgcccagctggtgaACCTGACCCGGCACCTGCGCACGCACACCGGGGAAAAGCCGTACCGCTGCACGTGCTGCAGCtttgcctgcagcagcctgggcaacCTCAAACGCCACGAGCGGgtgcacagccaggacaagCCCTTCCAGTGTGCCGCCTGCGACTATCGCTGCAACCAGAGCCGCAACCTGAAGCGGCACATGCTCAGCCACCGCCTGCCTGAGGGCGAGGGGCCGCACCGGCGGGACAAGGACCCAG agccactgctgccagagctgagcctgCACGTGGGCAGCGGCAGCGGCCCCTTCCTGCCCGGCTGCGCGCGGCTGCGGGGCGAGGAGGCAGCCGCGCTGCCCGAGCTGCTCTTCCCCTTCACGTGCCGCATGTGCGGGCTGGTGCTGGACGACGGGTTCGCACAGGACGAGGGCCTGGCCGAGCAGGTCTGCGGGcgctgcagcctggcagtgctgggcactgagcCGGGTGCCAGCCCCCGGAAGGGCACCGGGGACAAGGGCTTtgcctgcagcctctgcccctTCGTCACCCACTACCCCAACCACTTGGCGCGGCACATGAAGACGCACAGCGGGGAGAAGCCCTTCGCCTGCCCGCTCTGCCCCTACGCCTCCGCCCACCTGGACAACCTGAAGCGGCACCAGCGCGTGCACACGGGCGAGAAGCCCTACAAGTGCCAGCTCTGCGACTACGCCTGCGGCAACCTGGCCAACCTCAAGCGTCACGGGCGCATCCACTCAGGCGACAAGCCCTTCCagtgcagcctctgcagctACAGCTGCAACCAGAGCATGAACCTGAAGCGGCACATGCTGCGGCATACGGGCGAGAAGCCCTTCCAGTGCCGGGACTGCTCCTACACCACTGGCCACTGGGACAACTACAAGCGCCACCAGAAGATCCACGGCCACACAGCCGAGAGCTGGGTGAACCCACGCAATGCCAAAGCCCTCCTGGCCCCCCCAGCCGTGGGCACGGCCCTGCCCTGA
- the ZNF513 gene encoding zinc finger protein 513 isoform X2 — MPRRKQSHPQPVKADTLVGKIAIPAYALSDDDCSSGYQQLSVESDPEEGGEPGPAALPCRQCGLQLAASLGQSCLQCAGAEGGRSQRIVYSCQLCPFASHYSSHLKRHMKTHNGEKPFACPQCAYASAQLVNLTRHLRTHTGEKPYRCTCCSFACSSLGNLKRHERVHSQDKPFQCAACDYRCNQSRNLKRHMLSHRLPEGEGPHRRDKDPEPLLPELSLHVGSGSGPFLPGCARLRGEEAAALPELLFPFTCRMCGLVLDDGFAQDEGLAEQVCGRCSLAVLGTEPGASPRKGTGDKGFACSLCPFVTHYPNHLARHMKTHSGEKPFACPLCPYASAHLDNLKRHQRVHTGEKPYKCQLCDYACGNLANLKRHGRIHSGDKPFQCSLCSYSCNQSMNLKRHMLRHTGEKPFQCRDCSYTTGHWDNYKRHQKIHGHTAESWVNPRNAKALLAPPAVGTALP; from the exons ATGCCCCGGCGGAAGCAGAGCCACCCGCAGCCGGTGAAGG CAGACACACTGGTGGGGAAGATCGCTATTCCAGCGTACGCCCTGAGCGACGACGACTGCTCCTCCGGGTACCAGCAGCTGAGCGTGGAGAGTGACCCCGAGGAGGGGGGCGAGCCCGGCCCTGCCGCCCTGCCCTGCCGCCAGTGCgggctgcagctggctgccagcctgggccagagctgcctgcagtgcGCCGGCGCCGAGGGCGGCCGCAGCCAGCGCATCGTCTactcctgccagctctgccccttcGCCTCCCACTACTCCAGCCACCTCAAGCGCCACATGAAGACACACAACGGGGAGAAGCCTTTCGCCTGCCCGCAGTGTGCCTACGcctctgcccagctggtgaACCTGACCCGGCACCTGCGCACGCACACCGGGGAAAAGCCGTACCGCTGCACGTGCTGCAGCtttgcctgcagcagcctgggcaacCTCAAACGCCACGAGCGGgtgcacagccaggacaagCCCTTCCAGTGTGCCGCCTGCGACTATCGCTGCAACCAGAGCCGCAACCTGAAGCGGCACATGCTCAGCCACCGCCTGCCTGAGGGCGAGGGGCCGCACCGGCGGGACAAGGACCCAG agccactgctgccagagctgagcctgCACGTGGGCAGCGGCAGCGGCCCCTTCCTGCCCGGCTGCGCGCGGCTGCGGGGCGAGGAGGCAGCCGCGCTGCCCGAGCTGCTCTTCCCCTTCACGTGCCGCATGTGCGGGCTGGTGCTGGACGACGGGTTCGCACAGGACGAGGGCCTGGCCGAGCAGGTCTGCGGGcgctgcagcctggcagtgctgggcactgagcCGGGTGCCAGCCCCCGGAAGGGCACCGGGGACAAGGGCTTtgcctgcagcctctgcccctTCGTCACCCACTACCCCAACCACTTGGCGCGGCACATGAAGACGCACAGCGGGGAGAAGCCCTTCGCCTGCCCGCTCTGCCCCTACGCCTCCGCCCACCTGGACAACCTGAAGCGGCACCAGCGCGTGCACACGGGCGAGAAGCCCTACAAGTGCCAGCTCTGCGACTACGCCTGCGGCAACCTGGCCAACCTCAAGCGTCACGGGCGCATCCACTCAGGCGACAAGCCCTTCCagtgcagcctctgcagctACAGCTGCAACCAGAGCATGAACCTGAAGCGGCACATGCTGCGGCATACGGGCGAGAAGCCCTTCCAGTGCCGGGACTGCTCCTACACCACTGGCCACTGGGACAACTACAAGCGCCACCAGAAGATCCACGGCCACACAGCCGAGAGCTGGGTGAACCCACGCAATGCCAAAGCCCTCCTGGCCCCCCCAGCCGTGGGCACGGCCCTGCCCTGA
- the ZNF513 gene encoding zinc finger protein 513 isoform X1, producing MPRRKQSHPQPVKGECAAGPGGGGGGPAGTRGARSAAADAEDGTEETARAAVVLPGDLLLGRGPASEKGPPADTLVGKIAIPAYALSDDDCSSGYQQLSVESDPEEGGEPGPAALPCRQCGLQLAASLGQSCLQCAGAEGGRSQRIVYSCQLCPFASHYSSHLKRHMKTHNGEKPFACPQCAYASAQLVNLTRHLRTHTGEKPYRCTCCSFACSSLGNLKRHERVHSQDKPFQCAACDYRCNQSRNLKRHMLSHRLPEGEGPHRRDKDPEPLLPELSLHVGSGSGPFLPGCARLRGEEAAALPELLFPFTCRMCGLVLDDGFAQDEGLAEQVCGRCSLAVLGTEPGASPRKGTGDKGFACSLCPFVTHYPNHLARHMKTHSGEKPFACPLCPYASAHLDNLKRHQRVHTGEKPYKCQLCDYACGNLANLKRHGRIHSGDKPFQCSLCSYSCNQSMNLKRHMLRHTGEKPFQCRDCSYTTGHWDNYKRHQKIHGHTAESWVNPRNAKALLAPPAVGTALP from the exons ATGCCCCGGCGGAAGCAGAGCCACCCGCAGCCGGTGAAGGGTGAGTGCGCGGCGGgcccggggggcggcggcggcggcccggcGGGGACCCGCGGCGCTCGGAGCGCTGCAGCGGACGCCGAAGATGGCACCGAGGAGACGGCAAGAGCGGCGGTGGTGCTGCCCGGGGACCTGCTGCTGGGCCGTGGCCCGGCCTCCGAGAAGGGACCGCCAG CAGACACACTGGTGGGGAAGATCGCTATTCCAGCGTACGCCCTGAGCGACGACGACTGCTCCTCCGGGTACCAGCAGCTGAGCGTGGAGAGTGACCCCGAGGAGGGGGGCGAGCCCGGCCCTGCCGCCCTGCCCTGCCGCCAGTGCgggctgcagctggctgccagcctgggccagagctgcctgcagtgcGCCGGCGCCGAGGGCGGCCGCAGCCAGCGCATCGTCTactcctgccagctctgccccttcGCCTCCCACTACTCCAGCCACCTCAAGCGCCACATGAAGACACACAACGGGGAGAAGCCTTTCGCCTGCCCGCAGTGTGCCTACGcctctgcccagctggtgaACCTGACCCGGCACCTGCGCACGCACACCGGGGAAAAGCCGTACCGCTGCACGTGCTGCAGCtttgcctgcagcagcctgggcaacCTCAAACGCCACGAGCGGgtgcacagccaggacaagCCCTTCCAGTGTGCCGCCTGCGACTATCGCTGCAACCAGAGCCGCAACCTGAAGCGGCACATGCTCAGCCACCGCCTGCCTGAGGGCGAGGGGCCGCACCGGCGGGACAAGGACCCAG agccactgctgccagagctgagcctgCACGTGGGCAGCGGCAGCGGCCCCTTCCTGCCCGGCTGCGCGCGGCTGCGGGGCGAGGAGGCAGCCGCGCTGCCCGAGCTGCTCTTCCCCTTCACGTGCCGCATGTGCGGGCTGGTGCTGGACGACGGGTTCGCACAGGACGAGGGCCTGGCCGAGCAGGTCTGCGGGcgctgcagcctggcagtgctgggcactgagcCGGGTGCCAGCCCCCGGAAGGGCACCGGGGACAAGGGCTTtgcctgcagcctctgcccctTCGTCACCCACTACCCCAACCACTTGGCGCGGCACATGAAGACGCACAGCGGGGAGAAGCCCTTCGCCTGCCCGCTCTGCCCCTACGCCTCCGCCCACCTGGACAACCTGAAGCGGCACCAGCGCGTGCACACGGGCGAGAAGCCCTACAAGTGCCAGCTCTGCGACTACGCCTGCGGCAACCTGGCCAACCTCAAGCGTCACGGGCGCATCCACTCAGGCGACAAGCCCTTCCagtgcagcctctgcagctACAGCTGCAACCAGAGCATGAACCTGAAGCGGCACATGCTGCGGCATACGGGCGAGAAGCCCTTCCAGTGCCGGGACTGCTCCTACACCACTGGCCACTGGGACAACTACAAGCGCCACCAGAAGATCCACGGCCACACAGCCGAGAGCTGGGTGAACCCACGCAATGCCAAAGCCCTCCTGGCCCCCCCAGCCGTGGGCACGGCCCTGCCCTGA